Proteins from a single region of Cryptococcus neoformans var. grubii H99 chromosome 5, complete sequence:
- a CDS encoding F-type H -transporting ATPase subunit H, whose amino-acid sequence MASILRLSAQKAPMAFARSFSVSAVKMDLVQDLYVNQLKSYKPAAKAADAHVGSVRSFTAPKAPSAPALPTDLASELSKFDAEEPTIGGSAPKTSASSEGGESVEEYLAFLEKDLPKADAHH is encoded by the exons ATGGcctccatcctccgtcTCAGC GCCCAGAAGGCTCCCATGGCTTTTGCCCGATCTTTCTCCGTCTCTGCCGTCAAGATGG ACTTGGTCCAGGACCTCTACGTCAACCAGTTGAAGTCCTACAAGCCCGCTGCCAAG GCCGCTGATGCCCACGTCGGCTCTGTCCGCAGCTTCACTGCCCCCAAGGCTCCCTCCGCTCCCGCTCTTCCCACCGACCTCGCCTCCGAGCTCTCCAAGTTCGACGCTGAGGAACCCACTATTGGAGGTTCTGCCCCCAAgacttctgcttcttccgaGGGCGGTGAGAGCGTTGAGGAGTACCTTGCTTTCCTCGAGAAGGACCTCCCCAAGGCCGACGCTCACCATTAG
- a CDS encoding ubiquitin carboxyl-terminal hydrolase L5, translating into MADDPSGWSLTESDPQVFTQLLKDLGVKGLQVDDLYSLDAETLATLKPIHALIFLFKYVAPDAESSQESAGVEVDPLDNGVWFANQVINNSCGTLAALNAVMNIKPQRSVHEDESIQLGSELENLREFGAGMQSLDLGHVLSSSDHIREVHNSFSKSSPFSMDPSAFPEREKEDAYHFVAYLPINDILYELDGLRRFPIMHAPVEGDWLDTARETIEQRIATYPAGSLMFNLLCVRSAAIPRLERLINDPSTPAEQKFVIQDQLEHERNKSQKGAMENSLRRHNLLPVVFQLFKSLGESGMAAKAVEDARTKGKERRERMQAKGEAE; encoded by the exons ATGGCAGACGACCCTTCCGGCTGGTCACTTACAGAGTCAGACCCTCAGGTATTCACCCAGCTGCTCAAGGACTTGGGCGTGAAGGGATTGCAAGTA GACGACCTGTACTCTCTCGATGCTGAGACGCTTGCTACCCTAAAACCTATTCACGCCCttatcttcctcttcaaataCGTCGCACCAGATGCGGAGTCTTCCCAAGAGAGTGCTGGTGTCGAGGTTGATCCTTTAGATAATGGCGTATGGTTTGCCAATCAG GTTATCAACAACAGTTGTGGCACTCTCGCGGCTCTTAATGCT GTCATGAACATCAAGCCTCAGCGATCGGTTCACGAAGATGAATCGATTCAACTCGGG AGCGAACTTGAAAACCTCCGGGAGTTTGGTGCGGGCATGCAGTCTCTCGA TCTCGGTCACGTTCTTTCATCGTCCGACCACATCCGCGAGGTCCACAACTCATTCTCCAAATCCTCGCCGTTTTCTATGGACCCTTCAGCCTTCccggaaagagaaaaggaggatgcCTATCATTTCGTCGCATACTTGCCCATCAATGATATCTTGTACGAGCTGGACGGCTTGAGAAGGTTTCCCATCATGCACGCGCCTGTTGAAGGTGACTGGCTCGATACCGCTAGGGAAACGATTGAACAGAGGATTGCAACTTATCCTGCTGGATCT CTCATGTTCAACCTTCTCTGTGTCCGATCAGCCGCCATTCCCCGCCTCGAACGACTCATCAATGATCCCTCAACCCCCGCTGAGCAAAAGTTTGTTATCCAAGATCAGCTCGAACACGAACGCAACAAGTCCCAAAAGGGCGCCATGGAAAATTCTTTGAGAAGACACAACTTGCTTCCTGTCGTTTTTCAATTATTCAAGTCGTTGGGCGAAAGTGGTATGGCCG CAAAAGCCGTCGAGGACGCTCGAAcgaagggaaaagagaggcGAGAAAGAATGCAAGCCAAGGGCGAGGCCGAGTAA